A genomic region of Papaver somniferum cultivar HN1 chromosome 7, ASM357369v1, whole genome shotgun sequence contains the following coding sequences:
- the LOC113295308 gene encoding probable LRR receptor-like serine/threonine-protein kinase At3g47570, whose product MSSLYTSSVSAVCVFHFEILIIALLQSTEVNNRGVLAVNQETATVVAVKVLDLQRRESFKNFTAEFKTLSSIQHPSLVKILTSCSSVDFNGNEFKAIVFEFMPNGSLENWLHPVTFDDRLQSLTRRSLSFEERLNVAIDVASALDYLHHHRQMPIVHCNLKPSIILFDNDMNGHVRDFGLAKFLGEVTTNVESEDHNIGTSVRINGSIGYAAPGTKIAESTARKLITLEPGNTGNYLLLSSTYASRGQWEEAAKVRVAMKEKRIDKLPGCSWIEVKSRNHCHEIQSKRSANEGGQ is encoded by the exons ATGTCATCTCTCTATACATCTAGTGTATCTGCTGTTTGTGTCTTCCATTTTGAAATCTTAATCATTGCTCTACTGCAA TCAACAGAAGTCAATAACAGAGGTGTATTAGCAGTAAATCAGGAAACAGCAACTGTGGTTGCAGTGAAAGTACTAGATCTTCAAAGACGAGAATCTTTCAAAAACTTCACGGCTGAATTCAAAACATTAAGTTCCATCCAGCATCCCAGTCTCGTGAAAATACTGACATCTTGTTCTAGCGTCGATTTTAATGGAAATGAATTCAAAGCTATAGTCTTTGAGTTCATGCCAAATGGGAGTCTCGAGAACTGGTTGCACCCAGTTACATTTGACGATCGACTTCAAAGTTTGACAAGGAGATCATTGAGTTTCGAAGAGAGACTGAATGTAGCCATAGATGTTGCATCTGCATTAGATTATCTCCATCACCACAGGCAAATGCCAATAGTCCATTGTAATCTAAAGCCAAGCATCATTTTGTTTGATAATGATATGAATGGTCATGTCCGCGATTTTGGATTAGCTAAGTTTCTAGGTGAAGTCACTACCAATGTAGAATCGGAAGATCACAACATTGGTACTTCAGTCAGGATAAATGGCTCGATTGGGTACGCTGCTCCAGGTACGAAA ATTGCTGAAAGCACTGCGAGGAAGCTAATAACGTTGGAGCCTGGAAATACTGGGAATTATTTGCTTCTTTCGAGTACCTATGCTTCTAGAGGACAATGGGAGGAAGCTGCAAAAGTGAGGGTTGCAATGAAGGAGAAAAGGATCGATAAGCTTCCTGGATGTAGTTGGATTGAAGTCAAAAGTAGAAATCATTGTCATGAAATTCAGTCGAAACGATCAGCTAATGAAGGAGGTCAGTAG
- the LOC113298573 gene encoding protein GLE1-like translates to MQLMGRVGLLDGVLAESEHERHQEIKEKVRNKVKSLETDLMHVYERSSSALSQVEKDRDHKREQDSKIDMHHCRTVKKGEPLINHEQKSQIEERKIQNAAAYEEARRKEQAFREEKMRQEKAKAESEAVKNRAEEARKATTFEPENRRAKEAAEKEVTENAKKASEETQNREAGQTLKDVNRSEPGRYGSNISPSAGSLVRAVDSALRVEVERLQKFKKVGENNQAFRLSHHQVVCLTWSEGRLGMDCQVVEFTPSQHIHGSSSEQFPGNDRFCTLQDIKNSVPEDT, encoded by the exons ATGCAATTGATGGGTCGAGTCGGACTGCTGGATGGTGTTTTAGCTGAATCGGAGCATGAACGCCATCAAGAGATTAAA GAGAAAGTCAGGAACAAAGTGAAATCCTTAGAAACTGATTTGATGCATGTGTATGAGAGGTCATCTTCTGCACTCAGCCAGGTTGAAAAGGATAGAGATCATAAAAGGGAGCAAGACAGTAAAATAGATATGCATCATTGTCGCACAGT AAAAAAGGGAGAACCACTTATTAATCATGAGCAAAAATCACAAATTGAAGAGCGGAAAATACAAAATGCTGCTGCATATGAGGAAGCTAGAAGAAAGGAACAAGCTTTCCGTGAAGAGAAGATGCGCCAGGAAAAAGCTAAAGCGGAATCTGAG GCTGTGAAAAATAGGGCTGAAGAAGCACGAAAGGCAACAACTTTTGAACCAGAAAATCGGAGAGCTAAAGAGGCTGCAGAAAAAGAAGTCACGGAGAATGCAAAAAAGGCAAGTGAAGAGACACAAAATAGGGAAGCTGGTCAAACACTAAAAGATGTAAACAGGAGTGAACCTGGTAGATATGGATCAAATATTTCACCATCTGCAG GTAGTTTAGTTAGGGCTGTCGATAGTGCTCTACGAGTAGAGGTTGAAAGGCTTCAAAAGTTTAAGAAGGTTGGTGAAAATAACCAGGCTTTCAGATTGAGTCATCATCAG GTAGTTTGTCTTACATGGTCTGAAGGAAGGTTGGGCATGGATTGCCAGGTTGTTGAATTCACTCCCAGCCAACATATACACGGCAGTAGCTCTGAACAGTTTCCTGGAA ATGACAGGTTTTGCACTCTTCAAGACATAAAAAACTCAGTTCCGGAAGATACTTAA